The DNA region taaataaaatggctactttgttttatacaaatttttacgccgatttatttgtttctttaaatcattaaacTAGATTACTCAAAAACCTGGGATTGAAGCATCGTAAGTAAGCATTGAGGTTGtttgtgatttgtttatttttgctaaaaaaaggaGGAACTGCTTACGTAACATTTGAAGGGCCCTAAAGAAGTGTAATCTAATTTTGTAGCCTTGTTCTTGGAGGCGAAAGGAAATTTGTCATTCATATGTTTCacatacttcaaaattttagaaaatggaaaattctaattatttacacCAACAAcgaaaagtttttcatttttgaaacaatgcGTTTCTAACATTGGATTTTACAAAATGGTGATAATGATTTCATAAAAGGACGGTTTTAGCATGTTTTCGATTTTATAATGAATccgttcttttatatttaattaaaaaaagaaaaaaaacgggtgaatttttattattcagtgattttattagtgagtagaattattttgtaaaattaattaaaacggGGACTGTGCTTTATGCAAAGTTACgccgttttatttaaatttaaacacaaaactaGATAACTACAGTAAATGtaaaagttaaagcaaaaactATGAAAGAGGGGGTTACGTAAACATGGAAGGAGGTTTGACATTTGCTGTTATAAAGGAAGAGGTCATTTGAGTCGCATTAAAATACTATCAGCAATTTCTCATAACATCTAGATAAAACTGCAATATAATGTAATGCTTGTGACGTTTTGACTTAAGGGATAGAGCGAGGGATTACCCCAATATGCTAAAaatagaaagggaaaaaaaaaggctgatgaaatcagatatttttttcctcatatagTGTCAGTCTTCactttcaaaatctatttgaaGCAGTCGAGTTATTAACTGGTAAGTTACCAGTTAATAACTCGACTgctctggaatttttttcttatataatatGCTTACAGTATCTAtgacattatcagattttctaaaaagaaattttgtggaaaaaaaatttcaatgaatgtcattataatgcctttttaaatgtattgatgTGNaatcattttaatataaaaatatataggttaaatatttatttattttctgatgaatgacaacatttataaacaaaatctgttacatttattttgtcatgttaagaatcaagagaaaaaaaatcacaattttaaattaaaattatggttcgCTAAttcaaactttgttttaatgGTTAAagatcaggggtctgtccaagccaaatttactaccgctTAGCGGTAgtttaacaaaatacttttttttaaattttatttttgtgattttttaatataatttttaattttcacaaaataagtatacctctcagaaaaacctagacagccCCCTCAAGTATTCTAaatattctctatttcatctagtcttaaaatttcaaccatgcattcaaagctatgtattataaagaaaaattactttagtaattttgagcttctaaaatattgttataatatagttttaatattagtttaattttgattaatcatttataaagtttttttaatcataaattaaatttcttacaattaattagaataaaagtaaaaaaaatctgatttaaataaaaaaaatctgatttttttttatttttaaaaaaaaaaaaatcaaaaaaaatcacgaaccctgaTTGATATAAAGCTTTAGTGTGTTCCattgatatattaaatttcttcaatcGGTGGAACCCCGACCTTAcgattaaagtttattaaggtaGTTACGAACATTATAACCTAAAaacagactatttttaaaatatttgattagaGGAATGTAGATTCTTCATCGTTTAATCATTATCAATCTAAAATAAGGTCTTATATCATACAGTTAAATTTGCAGTCCTTGTGTTATATCTAGtcaagttttgaatttatttttggtgcatatgcataagctgaaaatgaataagataAGCCGAATTATGATTCGGCTTATCGGTTGGTTAGCCGGAAGATGCTTgttataaacgttaaaaatggtaatttggAAAGCATTTTTCAAGAATGTCAAGTATCCAAatgacttaatttattaaatttaaaaaatatccgcAAGGCAGGTGTGTATATTTGGGGCAGATGATTATGAAATCTAACACAAAACTGGGAGATCGTGGGTTCTATTCCAGCTaatgacagtttttaattattatttcttatttgctgaaaaaagtttttcttattttttttaagtgtgcaTGTTAAAAGccaataatttaacatttattcaaaaaactagAAAGCTTCGCTCCCTGTTCATTTTGCTCACTAACCCTCGTGGTTGCTTCTACATTCATTGCAGGTTGagagaaaaacagtttattttcatttttttctacaaaaattacgaTTGAATTACCATTTACATTTTGAAGATGACTAAATTTAGGCAAATCAGCAAAATTTGTaccaatcaataaaattggGAAATTGGTACCTGCCGCAGAGTTATTACTCAATAAAGATGgactcaagggatagagcattctCCTCCGAATGAGGTGCACCGAGTTCGAATCTCATTgctggctggtcgatatgaattccacacccagcttttaccgaccacagtgctgacgtgaaatatcctctcGGATCGtagtaggcggatcatgggttagagtccctttgccaccAGGCTAACCGTCGGAGGGACTCGTGTTCTTCTTCtctatgtaaagcaaatgcgggttagttccatcaaaacgttctccacgaaggcaaaaatttctttcaatacttgatcctggagttctctTGTACgatggatagggttcaaaattacaaggctacggagttgaacattagttgtcgtaaactcgaaattgggtgggctgttcaatgactgttataaaataaactaataatttggccacaaTAGCTTGGTTGGTAGGGCTATGGACTCCTGTTTGTGAGAATGGGAATTCGAATTAAGCCGgcagaataaaattcaaaaaatacccattgtataaaatggtgactggtgcatgttaaatctgtcggggtcataAACTCCTCCAGGTTCTCATAACAATTCAATACCTctgggtactgatccaggagtttccttgtcttctggattggtttcaaaatttcaaggataCGTAGTTAAACATtggctcaaaaaaaaaaaaaaaaaaaaaaaaaaaaaaaaaatttNtataaaaaaaaaattaataatcaaactgTATTTTCTTGTATTCTTTCTAACTCCTTGCATATTTTCTACACACCTTCATAGTTTGATGTTTCTAAGTCTTACAGATTTTGAGctgcaaagcaaaatgtatgtCTTACaggaaattgattttgatgatGTGATAGAAGATTCGCCTCTCAAAAAGCGCGTAACcttaaattttcgataaaaaaaatttatataagcttttataattaatttataggtttttttactcgtaaaataaaataatttttaaaaattaatcgaaataaatttttttttctctaaatttactCATAAAGGGCCCCCAGATAATGACAGGCCCAGGGACCCTATAAACATAAAACCACCTGTTAAACTTGATTGTTAAGAAGACCCCCCTTTGCTCccagaaacatatttcttcttatCTATTTTTCCTATTGTTCCCTAAAATCTGGTATTTGTCAAAGAGAGAGGTCTAAACCCAGTAGTTCGCTCTCATTGGTCTGTTTTTCTCACCATACATTTTCCATTTCTTACGCCCCTCATTTCTTGGAGACACTTTCCAGAGAATTTGTTGAATATTGTGTGGATTAATAATTGTAGCTCttcaaagtgttttttttttaaaagtagttagtGATGGCGGTACAGATAAGTTATTCTTTCCGatggaaaattgaaaatttttcttcttgctATTTTGAAAGCAGTAATAGTTGTCGCAAAAGTCCAGTTTTTACTCCTACAAATTTTGGCGGAAGCAAATGGTACATGAGACTTATACCCccatataaaagaaaagaaccAGATGAAGAATTTGTTTCTTGTTATTTGCACAGAAATGACATTGATGCTGGTGATGAGGAAGTATCAATTGCTTTCATATTTCAATTGATTGGTGAAAGTGGAAACATAATACGCACTAAGGGTAATAGTTCTTACATGcaagtatttaaaagaaagagctTTGATGTGTTCGCTTTTCGATGTGGAAAGATAACTAAAGACAGTTTGACCTGGAACAAGGACATCTTAACCATCCAGTGCCAGATGTACACCATGCAAAAAGGACCAAACTGTGTAGCCCGAACTAAAATAGAGGTGGATAGAGCCAGTTTTATTTGGCAAATAACCTTACCCGAAAGCAAATCTTTTTTAATGGATCGAATATTTTCTTTGACAGAAACATCAACGTACGAAATATCTGCGGCTGATGCTCCAAATGACTTTATAGAATTAAGAGTACGTAAATTAAAAGATGACTCATCCTCACCTAGACTTTTAAAcggaaaaatatcatttctaaaCCATGAAGGAGAAAAGATTTTATGGCAAAATGTCCAACATTTGTTCCTTTCTAATGACAAAAATGACGTATGGGTGCTTCCTTCTTTTATCGCCAGAAATactattataaatgataaaaataatcacGTGAATGGTGTTACTTTTACTTTGCTTTGCCAGTTTTCCGCACCCAATGGTAGTGTACAATCCGATCTTGTCAGCTTAAGCGATCCTAATTCAGTGAAGTTGAGTAATGTTCTAACTATGAGAGACGATCTCGTAAAAATGTTCGCAGAACTGGAACATTCTGATGTGGAGCTAAGGGCTGAGAACATGAGTTTACCTGCCCATAAATTTCTTCTCTCAGCTCGATCACCAGTGTTTCGCGCAATGTTCCACCACCAGAACATGCTCGAAAATGTATCTAATGTCGTGGAAATCTCAGACGTTGATCCCAAAACATTGAAATCTTTCCTGGAATTCTTGTATACAGGATCAGTGGATATTATTGATGGCGAAAGTGCTTTAGAATTGCTGATAATTGCCGATAAGTATCAAGTTCTCTCTTTAATTGATACATGTTCTAAGTTTGCTCTATCAGCTCTGTCTTTGGAAAATGCATGCAAAGTCCTGTATTTATCTGATCTATTGAATCTTAAGCTTCTCAGAGACAATGCAGTTGATTTCGTAGTAAAACATTtcaatgaaatctttaaatccTGTGAATGGTCTGAATATATTGAGAAGAATCCATCTCTTGTATCAGAAATACTTTCACATCCAATGAAGGATTTCAAAATTGTTCCTAAGATAATATAAAGTAAGCTGAATGTTgcatttgtgtaaaaaaaataattaataataatgaataaatccTAGCATCTGCTGCGTAAATTGTTAactccatttatttattattaacaaagtgttaatatatttatttaggatGTTTCTAATCTACTCTTAATTATCGATATGGCAGTCTATGTAACAAATACCGTAGCGGCTCATAAATCTGCATGCTCTTATGTTTTTCAAACCTTCGTCATTTTATCAgacttttgaattgaatttttgtagtttaaatgcttcaaagttttacattttcagGGAATTTATTTACCTGTTACTCCttagaaatacaataaattaaacattatttttcatatattatttttcactttgaataattcaaaataatgcatGTCATATTGAAACTACTCCTCTGAAAGAAAGAGTTGTGCTGATTTtccaacaaatttttaaatttaatgaattaatattgtttttttatagttttaaaaaaactgctaattaaaaaatgatgaaataacaacgtgaaatcttttttgtttatactttatttaatttaaaatatctagataaaaaagatttttattaatttttgtcatagtttggcaaagaaaaaattgatttcaatatcttaaaaagttgtaagcaattttttaagtagttttgtgcttttcaaaagaaagctaaaaatgaTTAGGGGTTTTTCACAATAGTATCTTGTATCAAAAGacaaatgataataccttaTAATAATCATCGGGAAACCAAACTTTTAGAGGTGATCCCCCACAATGCcggtttcatttttaaataattcttgttCACTAgtataagataaaatttggGGATTATCCATTATCTTTTTGagcttttattgaaaaagtacaAAGACTTCTTTGAAAATTGCTGGACATTTCAAATAAAGGGGATacagatattgaaataaagctTTGATCATTCGTTTCCAAAAACGGTTccctacaaaaatataaaaaaactgttcTAGATTTTTTCTGTGTATGCGAAGTATTAAAGAACTAGCTTGaatactcatatcttgcgcagttttaaacgagttcttttttttattaaattagcaattttgtaattaatattaaatattttcaaaattatttgtttaattccatTGAATATAATGaagtaatggaaaaaaatgtaagccgaaaaaattattattatttttttttaataaaaatgtccatatatccttaaatatttactcaggctcttttaacaaagaaaaaattaaggacCTTAAAAAAGGTCATTAATTAAGGTCTTAAAGGTCTTATCATCAAATATACATATACCACCAGTTATAGTGCCAATTAACtatcattcttaaaaaatcaataaataaaaaaaaataataaaaacaattttattatgtaagtactgatataattgtattaaattaacgGGGTTCGACAAAGTAGGGCCAGGTAAGTTTGgcaaaaccgtttttttttcttccttttttcattctacctttttttttttcttaaagaatattttcagattGTTAAGGATTAACGAACGAAACCTATGAAACTAATTcgtattccatttttaatgattttaatgcaATTGAATTGTCAAATtaatagaagaaattaaaatttgcaatttttttcatatatttaaaaaaagagtaaataaaaaatttaggcaaaacatggaaaaaattattaaatcaagtCTTTATATTTCGTTGCCAGACACGCTCCACATTCAAAAGTATCGACACATTTCTAAGGCAAAAAAACtgataagtaatatttaaagttctttaattaacaaatactgcgaaattatttattttttcatcatttatatatattcacttgtaatattctttaatcattcttaatattattctctaCCATTATtgtgatttgatattttattttttatcgcaaatttacaatttaagacTGAAAGTGGTATTCGTTTATTATGAAGTAATCCTATAATATCACCTTATCAggtaacattttgtaaaaaaaaatatggaaaaaaaatatgaagaacatATTGAAAACGGTATGTAATTTAATCATTCCGAAATTATAACTAAACAGCAAAtgtgttatatttacttttatgatgaGCTCTACATAAAATCATTTCCAGCaaaaactgttattattataaactgtACACAATATTATTAAGCAATCAGGTgataaaacaaactaattttaaacaaccaaaagttgaatagaaattaaaaaaagaaaaaaaaaaaaaaacagtttattaagtTGCAATGTCAGCTggataaaatgattattaaaacctaagtttgaattttattctaatagactttagtaacaaaaattttgagatcTTTTATTTGagtagatttcaatttttatgtaacaatctGCTTAtcgttatgaaataaaaataatatgctaaCAATCAATTGCAACAAAACAAGTAATAAATAGttaccaaatattttactttcttgttCAAAGCAAATCatacattcttatttattactcaagaataaaaatttaaagtatttttttggagaaaaaaaacgggGTTTTAATCTAAGCCCCAGATTTTTGATGATAAACCTAGGTGGGCTGGGatgtttaaaattctgtttataacagatctgcttaatttttaatgcaatcatgaattttataaaaatgttactgctttctataaatttacagttatttatgaCTCATTGAAatgttatacaaatttatttaattcttaaagatttttagggtcccgcagtggactgatcgttaagacacggttcccagcagatcaccgaagtcaagcatcactggctgcggtcagtgtgcgggtgggtgaccacttcgGTCAgactgtgtagggaccgagggtgtgcgatattggtcctcgttaaactgtgttaccctaaagtgctcgacttcgcgcgcggGTCGTCGaactaccgaagcggggtgccatcccctccgcagaggatcaaaattgtaatggcatttcttcggatcatcctccgggatgtttcccagaccgtcgccaaaagcccattgtgcagctctagtgcgacgtaaattaacaataacaataaagaattttaggaataattttgttatgGATTAgagctcaaaaattttttatgatactttTCTTTGAACTTTGCTTCATTCCTATAAGCACATGCGTTACCAGTAgaactgaatttttttgaattctgtTGTTTTTGAAGGTCAGTGTGGGTATTCTTGGGTACCTTAGAACTgcccccccccgaaaaaaaagcatgatctTTTGCATGTGCAGTATCTCCCTTGCCCCcactgttttaatttcttttagaatgttTCACTCTCCTCATATAGTATCATTCTaggcaaaagaaaaatatattgacgAAAGAGATATATTGACGAGAGACACACTCATAATCATCCCTTTTTGTCATTCTGAAATGCGCTAACCTTAGCCAAAGGATACTCTTTGTTTGCCAAGACTCTAACCCTCGATGTATGGTTTAATTCTAGGTGATAAaagaacgaatttttttaaaaaatatttctgtcagACTGAAAAAATTGCTTCTATCAAGcataaattaatagtataaattaattagtaataaattaggaaaattcaactgtctattcaaaattatcttgtttgtagaaaattagttttcagcCTCACAAGGATTgaagtattatataaatatatatttttctaatctaGAGCTGTTGGTTAATAATATAGAGCTCTTggtggttgatacgaattttgcacccggcttgcaccgaccacaatgctgacgtaaaatactcccagtggtagatggatcatgtgTTAGAATCCTCTTTCTGCCGGACTAACCATGagagttttcgtggttttcatctCCATATAATTCTTATGTAGATTAGTTCTATCAAATGTCTCCCGCGaagactagtttgtcccaaatgcttcatccaggagttcccttgcattctggattgggttcaaaattacaaggttacggatttgaacattagtcATCGTAAATCCGAAAAATTGGGTGGGCAGTTCAAcgttggttataaaataaaatatattttaaacctctattgatcctttttttaaagtaatgtcaAGCTAAAATACTTTTGCAGTTGAGattgatttatgaaataaattttattttggttattacctaaaatttgattttgaagtcAGAAGGTTGATTTGatttaacaagttttaatttgaCATGTTTTGGTGGAATTAACGGTGGTTAGGGAAGAGATGGGTGTTAAGAAAAGCTTGAAGTTTTGTGCTAATAAATTCTGCGTTTAAAGCTAccaattaaatggaaaaataactgACTCTGGAAAATAACCCTCCTGTGTTGGCCTATCTATTCTTGACTTAACGCTAACCTTCGTTGTTACCCACTCTTATGAAAACggttcattgttttttctttcgaagTTATCCGCAGATTGCGGCATAAATCCTagataaggaagaaaaaatgttGGTGGGTGGGAAGTATACCCATTCCCTTATAAAGGGttaataagaattgaaaaagtaactcaataattattaaaaaaaaattcaaatggtaATTATAcaaactctttaaaataatacataaaagaaggaaaattaaatttaaaaattaacctaagATCAgccatttttcatttattgtatatttccAGATAAATAGAATGACCAGATGCTTGATAATAAATCGCAGAAAGTGACTAAAATTTGGCAGAGAAGAATAGCAGATAGTGGATTGTTATACTCTTTATATTGGTGTACTTATTGTTAATCCATCGTTGAATGGATATCTGACTTCCTCAGGACAGTGTAATACGCTTTTGCTTATCTATGTAGACTAACTTATAGAACATAGATCACACGACCACCCAAGATAAAGAATCTAGGTGGTCTTGTTGCTTCGACTGCAATCAAACAATGGATGTGTGGTAGAATTGTAAGAAATACTCTTGTGAGCTCTTTATTAAGGATatagctcgaaatgcgtgtttaaaaaaatgtacaagggcccgaaaaaatataatggattACGATGATTAACTTTCAATCTATTGATTGGATCCTCACATTCTAGAAGTCCATAGAAATGGCTCGCGGGATTGACCTCAAATACGCgaattaattattgcaaacgatattttagtAACAAAGTGAGACcgaaaaacgtattttttctgaataaacataaatagatagtttggtcaggagagaggtccaaagtttggtccccttaatgctattttatatatgtaaatttttttttgcgtattttgttacatctcgagaactttttgaagcgaattgaaaaaattttgtacacaattataaaattcgtttatatacaatttcatgtaaataataacttttagtaaatacatattatttttgattattttatttaataacagttaaagaaatattgattaGAAAGGTATAACTTTTTGTTGCATTATTTTGAAGCATGTAAATTTATAAGgccaaatgcaaaatttgaaagaaatcggttgaatatttttcagagaaatcaaaatttaaaaaattcgttcatttaaaattcgatttcccaggaactatttgaccgatttcgctcaaatttagtatattatcatgtaaaattacattctttagaataatgtaatgaaattgctgaattgcaatttatatttgtttcgactactattaaataaaataataaaaaatatatactaaagttattttttgcatgaaactaCCATTGGATATACTGATTTAATAATTGTGCGCAAAATGTTGTGATTCGCTTGTTCAAGCTAAGGGAACCATCTTTCTCCgattgcaattaatattttgtatgtcAGCAATCCGATTTTTAAGTATGATTCCGTAAGGtgtaaaatatcgtctgcaccaattagttagcatatttgaaatctcTCCTTCGAACCATATTGAGGTTTAGagtgtgaaaatccgatcattaaacaAATCAGGGtggtttgtttattattattgagcTCTGTACATAGAAAATGCACATTATTAAATGGTCAATGATATTCGTCTTTTGTTCAATTGGATGATTATATTAGACATTTTATCACTCCTAAAAAATGCGAAATATGACCATTTCCTTTGTGCACTTTTGAACAATGTTTActcttttacttcaaaatttgcTATAACGCTTCAAACTCATGCTGTTTTGCGAAtagtatgaataaaataaataaggaatatCGAACAACATGTTAGTTTCTTAAGACTTGTGGAAATAAAGTTTGTGATAGCTCTTGTttcatacatttcaaaaaaattaatttaagccaCCGGAAAGA from Parasteatoda tepidariorum isolate YZ-2023 chromosome 2, CAS_Ptep_4.0, whole genome shotgun sequence includes:
- the LOC139424967 gene encoding speckle-type POZ protein B-like; amino-acid sequence: MAVQISYSFRWKIENFSSCYFESSNSCRKSPVFTPTNFGGSKWYMRLIPPYKRKEPDEEFVSCYLHRNDIDAGDEEVSIAFIFQLIGESGNIIRTKGNSSYMQVFKRKSFDVFAFRCGKITKDSLTWNKDILTIQCQMYTMQKGPNCVARTKIEVDRASFIWQITLPESKSFLMDRIFSLTETSTYEISAADAPNDFIELRVRKLKDDSSSPRLLNGKISFLNHEGEKILWQNVQHLFLSNDKNDVWVLPSFIARNTIINDKNNHVNGVTFTLLCQFSAPNGSVQSDLVSLSDPNSVKLSNVLTMRDDLVKMFAELEHSDVELRAENMSLPAHKFLLSARSPVFRAMFHHQNMLENVSNVVEISDVDPKTLKSFLEFLYTGSVDIIDGESALELLIIADKYQVLSLIDTCSKFALSALSLENACKVLYLSDLLNLKLLRDNAVDFVVKHFNEIFKSCEWSEYIEKNPSLVSEILSHPMKDFKIVPKII